A single region of the Raphanus sativus cultivar WK10039 chromosome 1, ASM80110v3, whole genome shotgun sequence genome encodes:
- the LOC108850966 gene encoding LOW QUALITY PROTEIN: probable carboxylesterase 4, mitochondrial (The sequence of the model RefSeq protein was modified relative to this genomic sequence to represent the inferred CDS: inserted 4 bases in 4 codons; deleted 2 bases in 2 codons), protein MLRRITSSSSLCSPPLFFRLLRQFPRSNFSQSSSRTTISISNHHHVCRLTLRSICSHSSSDLVSEHPPFVKIYKDGRVERLSGTQTLPASLTPQNGVVSKDVVYSPKHNLSARLFLPHKAKELAGCNKLPILIYIHGGAWIVESPFSPIYHNFLTEVVKAANCLAVSVQYRRAPEHPIPAAYEDSWSAIQWVFSHSDGSGPVDWINEYAXFDRVFLAGDSAGANMCHHMAMRAGEEKLHPRIKGVAIVHPAFWSKDPVDEHDVQDVETRRGVAEVWEKIASPNSVNGTDDPLFNVVGSDSDFXGLGCEKVLVAVAGKDLFLRQGLXYAEKLKKSGWKGDXEVVAEGDEDHCFHLLNPDSENAPKFMKKFVEFITS, encoded by the exons ATGCTCCGAAGAATCACCTCGTCCTCCTCGCTCTGTTCGCCCCCTCTCTTCTTCCGCTTACTTCGCCAGTTCCCTCGCTCTAACTTCTCGCAGTCATCTTCACGGACCACCATCAGCATCTCCAACCACCACCACGTGTGCCGGCTAACACTTCGTAGTATTTGTTCACACTCTTCATCTGATCTCGTCTCCGAGCATCCTCCGTTCGTCAAGATTTACAAAGACGGTCGCGTCGAGCGTCTCTCCGGCACCCAAACCCTCCCAGCGTCTCTAACACCACAAAACGGTGTCGTTTCCAAGGACGTCGTGTACTCACCAAAGCATAACCTCTCCGCTCGCCTCTTTCTTCCTCATAAAGCCAAAGAACTCGCCGGCTGTAACAAACTCCCGATACTTATCTACATCCACGGCGGAGCC TGGATCGTCGAGTCCCCCTTCTCTCCCATCTACCACAATTTCTTGACAGAGGTTGTGAAAGCCGCGAATTGCTTGGCGGTGTCGGTTCAGTACCGCCGTGCGCCGGAGCATCCGATTCCGGCGGCGTACGAGGATTCGTGGTCTGCGATCCAGTGGGTGTTCTCACACTCAGATGGGTCTGGTCCTGTTGATTGGATCAACGAATACG GATTCGACAGAGTTTTTCTCGCCGGAGATAGCGCCGGAGCCAATATGTGTCACCACATGGCCATGAGAGCCGGCGAGGAGAAGCTTCACCCTAGAATCAAAGGGGTTGCGATTGTTCATCCAGCT TTTTGGAGTAAGGATCCGGTCGACGAGCACGATGTGCAAGACGTGGAGACGAGAAGAGGAGTCGCGGAGGTTTGGGAGAAGATCGCGAGTCCGAACAGCGTGAACGGGACGGATGATCCGCTGTTTAACGTGGTTGGATCCGACTCGGATT CCGGGTTGGGATGTGAGAAAGTTTTGGTTGCTGTGGCTGGGAAAGATTTGTTTTTGCGGCAAGGTT GTTATGcggagaagctgaagaagagtGGGTGGAAAGGAG GGGAGGTGGTTGCGGAGGGAGATGAAGATCATTGCTTTCATCTCTTAAACCCTGATTCTGAAAATGCTCCTAAATTCATGAAAAAGTTCGTCGAGTTTATTACCAGTTGA
- the LOC108861752 gene encoding zinc finger protein ZOP1, giving the protein MTEYWVSQGKKWCEFCKIWTQNNATSIRNHELGKHHRECVEKKLTDMREKSAAKDKELKKNEKLLQQIEAKATRSYQKDIATAHEVAKANGAPEDGTHDWVLDAASGYYYNQINGLHYDSKSGFYYSDSIGRWVTQEEAYAAFKTSSDKDTKMPLVKKPVPSSEAGPSVAKLPGRVVSATLNPKRNVKGAASSVEIGNNNKRKRIDERPKKVSAEEKAALRAREAARKRVEDREKSLLGLYNRPF; this is encoded by the exons ATGACTGAG tatTGGGTAAGCCAAGGGAAGAAGTGGTGCGAGTTCTGTAAGATATGGACTCAGAACAACGCGACAAGTATCAGAAACCATGAGCTTGGTAAACACCACCGTGAATGTGTCGAGAAGAAGCTCACTGATATGCGTGAGAAGAGCGCTGCCAAGGACAAAGAGCTCAAGAAGAACGAGAAACTCCTCCAACAGATCGAAGCT AAAGCAACTCGTAGCTATCAGAAAGACATAGCAACTGCTCATGAAGTTGCCAAAGCAAACGGTGCACCCGAGGATGGTACACACG ATTGGGTTCTTGACGCTGCTTCGGGCTATTATTACAACCAGATCAATGGTCTCCACTATGATTCAAAGTCTGGATTCTATTACAGTGACTCAATAG GACGTTGGGTGACACAAGAGGAGGCTTACGCTGCGTTTAAAACTTCATCAGATAAAGACACTAAAATGCCTCTCGTTAAAAAGCCCGTGCCTTCCTCAGAAGCTGGACCAAGTGTGGCGAAACTACCTGGGAGGGTTGTCTCGGCTACTTTAAACCCGAAAAGAAATGTGAAAGGAGCTGCCTCATCTGTTGAGATTGGCAATAACAACAAGAGAAAGAGAATAGATGAGAGACCCAAGAAAGTATCTGCAGAAGAGAAAGCTGCGTTGAGGGCGAGAGAAGCTGCTAGGAAACGAGTTGAAGACCGAGAAAAATCATTGCTTGGCCTTTACAACAGACCTTTTTGA
- the LOC108813837 gene encoding presequence protease 2, chloroplastic/mitochondrial, translating into MLRALTRYSSYNASTSLFFRLFPRSYFSRSSPAAARNIRRLSAAGTTGRELFLRRDLRLLPAAASGCLSGQFSRALSTQTSPSYSGQDEAEKLGFEKSREEFISECKSKAVLFRHKKTGCEVMSVSNDDENKVFGVVFRTPPKDSTGIPHILEHSVLCGSRKYPLKEPFVELLKGSLHTFLNAFTYPDRTCYPVASTNTKDFYNLVDVYLDAVFFPKCVDDVHTFQQEGWHYELNHPSEDISYKGVVFNEMKGVYSQPDNILGRITQQALCPENTYGVDSGGDPKDIPKLTFDKFKEFHRQYYHPSNARIWFYGDDDPVHRLKVLSEYLDMFDASPAPDSSKVEPQKLFSGPRRIVEKYPAGGDGDLKKKHMVCLNWLLSEKPLDLQTQLALGFLDHLMLGTPASPLRKILLESGLGEALVNSGVEDELLQPQFSVGLKGVSDDKVQKVEELIMDTLRKLADEGFDTDAVEASMNTIEFSMRENNTGSSPRGLSLMLQSIGKWIYDMDPFEPLKYEEPLKTLKARIAEEGSKAVFSPLIEKFILNNPHCVTIEMQPDPEKASLEEVEEKNALQKVKASMTDEDLAELARATEELRLKQETPDSPEALKCVPSLNLSDIPKEPKFVPTEVGDINGVKVLRHDLFTNDILYTEVVFDMGSLRQEFLPLVPLFCQSLLEMGTQDLSFVQLNQLIGRKTGGIYVYPFTSSVWGSDVPCSKIIVRGKSMVGRAEDLFNLMNCVLQEVRFTDKQRFKQFVSQSRAGMENRLRGSGQGIAAARMDAMLNAAGWMSEQMNGLSYLEFLHTLEQKVDQDWEGISASLEEIRTSLLSKNGCIVNMTADGKSLTSTEKFVGEFLDSLPEKPSSGQVTWDARLPLRNEAIVIPTQVNYVGKAGNIYSNGYKLDGSSYVISKHIGNTWLWDRVRVSGGAYGGFCDFDSHSGVFSFLSYRDPNLLKTLDIYDGTGDFLRGLDVDEDTLTKAVIGTIGDVDSYQLPDAKGYSSLLRHLLNVTDEERQIRREEILSTSLKDFKEFAEAVDSVRDKGVAVAVASQEDIDAANKEHSNFFEVKKAL; encoded by the exons ATGCTCCGAGCGTTAACTCGCTACTCTTCTTACAATGCTTCAACCTCTCTCTTCTTCCGTCTTTTCCCTCGCTCCTACTTCTCTCGCTCATCCCCAGCGGCCGCCCGCAACATTCGCCGGCTATCAGCTGCTGGAACTACTGGAAGAGAGCTCTTTCTACGCCGTGACCTAAGGCTGCTCCCCGCCGCCGCGAGTGGCTGTCTCAGTGGGCAGTTCTCTCGCGCCCTCTCTACACAAACCTCACCTTCTTATTCTG GTCAAGATGAGGCTGAGAAGCTTGGGTTTGAGAAATCTCGGGAAGAGTTCATCTCAGAGTGTAAATCCAAGGCTGTTCTCTTCCGACACAAGAAGACCGGTTGCGAGGTCATGTCTGTTTCTAACGATGATGAGAACAAGGTCTTTGGTGTCGTTTTCAGGACTCCTCC GAAGGATTCCACTGGCATCCCTCACATACTCGAACATAGCGTTTTATGCGGGTCAAGAAAGTACCCTCTTAAAGAGCCTTTTGTCGAGTTATTGAAGGGGAGCCTGCATACTTTCCTCAATGCATTCACCTATCCTGATAGGACTTGCTACCCTGTTGCTTCCACAAATACAAAG GATTTCTACAATCTTGTCGATGTATACTTGGACGCTGTGTTCTTCCCCAAGTGTGTAGACGACGTGCACACTTTTCAGCAGGAGGGTTGGCACTATGAGCTTAACCATCCTTCTGAAGACATTTCTTACAAAG GCGTTGTTTTCAATGAGATGAAAGGTGTCTACTCACAGCCTGATAACATACTAGGGCGGATTACTCAACAG GCCTTATGCCCTGAAAATACATACGGTGTGGACAGTGGAGGTGATCCAAAAGATATCCCGAAGCTTACATTCGATAAATTTAAG GAGTTCCACCGTCAGTATTATCACCCGAGCAATGCCAGAATATGGTTTTACGGAGATGATGATCCAGTTCACCGCCTCAAAGTCCTGAGTG AATACTTGGACATGTTTGATGCAAGCCCAGCTCCAGATAGTTCAAAGGTTGAACCACAGAAGCTGTTCTCTGGTCCTCGCAGAATCGTTGAGAAATACCCTGCTGGTGGAGATGGTGACCTTAAGAAGAAGCACATGGTGTGCCTCAACTGGCTACTCTCTGAAAAGCCACTGGACTTGCAAACTCAGCTCGCACTTGGGTTTTTAGATCATCTAATGCTTGGGACTCCTGCTTCTCCATTGAGAAAAATCTTATTGGAAAGCGGTTTGGGAGAAGCTCTTGTCAATAGTGGGGTGGAAGATGAACTTCTCCAGCCCCAGTTCAGTGTTGGTTTGAAAGGTGTTTCTGATGATAAGGTCCAAAAGGTTGAAGAGCTGATCATGGATACTCTGAGAAAATTGGCAGATGAGGGGTTTGACACTGATGCTGTTGAGGCATCCATGAATACCATTGAGTTTTCTATGAGAGAAAACAATACAGGATCGTCCCCTCGTGGTTTATCACTTATGCTCCAATCAATT GGGAAATGGATATACGACATGGATCCTTTTGAGCCACTTAAGTATGAGGAACCATTGAAGACCCTGAAAGCTAGAATAGCTGAGGAAGGATCCAAGGCTGTCTTTTCCCCGCTGATAGAGAAGTTTATTTTGAACAACCCTCACTGTGTTACCATCGAGATGCAG CCTGACCCAGAAAAGGCTTCTCTAGAAGAAGTGGAGGAGAAAAATGCTCTGCAAAAAGTTAAAGCAAGTATGACAGATGAGGATCTTGCAGAACTAGCGCGTGCCACAGAGGAGTTGAGATTGAAGCAAGAGACTCCTGACTCTCCCGAAGCACTGAAATGCGTTCCAAGTTTAAATCTGAGTGACATTCCAAAGGAACCTAAATTTGTTCCCACTGAG GTTGGTGATATAAATGGCGTGAAGGTGTTGCGGCATGATCTTTTTACAAATGATATACTATACACTGAAGTAGTCTTTGATATGGGCTCACTGAGGCAGGAGTTTCTTCCTCTAGTACCCCTCTTCTG TCAATCTTTACTGGAGATGGGCACTCAAGATTTGAGTTTTGTACAACTTAATCAGTTGATTGGAAGGAAAACCGGAGGGATATATGTTTATCCTTTTACATCCTCTGTGTGGGGCAGTGATGTTCCATGTAGCAAAATTATTGTTCGTGGGAAATCCATGGTTGGACGGGCTGAAGACCTTTTTAACCTG ATGAACTGTGTGCTGCAAGAGGTTCGATTTACAGATAAACAGCGGTTTAAACAATTTGTCTCTCAGAGTAGAGCAGGGATGGAG AACCGATTGAGAGGAAGTGGTCAAGGAATCGCTGCTGCGAGGATGGATGCAATGTTGAATGCTGCTGGATGGATGTCTGAACAGATGAATGGTCTCAG TTACCTTGAATTTCTACATACTCTGGAACAGAAGGTGGATCAAGACTGGGAAGGCATTTCTGCCTCACTTGAAGAAATCAGAACATCTCTCCTTTCTAAGAATGGTTGCATAGTTAATATGACTGCTGATGGGAAATCCCTCACAAGCACGGAGAAATTTGTTGGGGAGTTCCTTGATTCACTCCCTGAAAAGCCTTCTAGTGGACAAGTGACTTGGGATGCACGGCTTCCTTTGAGAAATGAAGCTATAGTAATACCAACTCAG GTGAACTATGTGGGGAAAGCAGGTAACATATACAGCAATGGCTACAAGCTTGATGGGAGTTCATATGTTATATCAAAGCATATTGGTAACACATGGTTATGGGACCGTGTTCGTGTAAGTGGTGGTGCATATGGAGGTTTCTGTGATTTTGATTCACATTCAG GAGTGTTTTCGTTCTTGTCTTACCGTGATCCCAACTTACTGAAGACACTAGACATATATGATGGAACTGGAGACTTCTTACGTGGCCTTGACGTCGATGAAGACACCCTTACTAAAGCCGTTATTGGAACAATTGGGGACGTTGATTCGTATCAGCTCCCTGATGCCAAAGGTTATAGCAG TTTGTTGAGGCATTTGCTTAATGTAACTGACGAAGAGAGGCAAATAAGGCGTGAAGAGATATTATCAACAAG TTTGAAGGACTTTAAGGAATTCGCAGAGGCGGTAGATTCTGTTAGAGATAAAGGTGTTGCAGTGGCCGTGGCGTCACAAGAAGACATTGATGCAGCTAACAAAGAACACTCAAACTTTTTCGAGGTGAAGAAAGCTCTATGA